One stretch of Sporosarcina luteola DNA includes these proteins:
- the hutH gene encoding histidine ammonia-lyase, with amino-acid sequence MIELTGSTLTLEQMEGILYKGNKVVLNANALERVQKSREAVDRIVQNDKTVYGINTGFGKFSDVKIDEKDTKALQLHLIRSHACGVGEHFSETVSRAMVVLRLNALMKGFSGIRVEVLERFAFMVNNGIHPVIPQQGSLGASGDLAPLSHLALVLLGEGFVWRDGGHIPAERVWREFGMEPIVLEAKEGLALINGTQAMTAQGAVNYLEAEKLAYSSEWIAAMTMEALHGITDAFHPAIHEARGYKEQVDVASRMLDWLDDSQLTTVQGEKRVQDAYSIRCIPQVHGASWQVLSYVKEKLEIEMNAATDNPLIFEEGEVVVSGGNFHGQPIAFAMDFLKIGVAELANISERRIERLVNPHLNEGLPPFLSPQPGLQSGAMILQYSAASLVSENKTLAHPASVDSIPSSGNQEDHVSMGTIGSRHAQQIIKNARNVLAIEALCAMTGCTFRGVEKMAPKTRKALEGLLHVVTPIDEDRVFGPDIEKIADYLNM; translated from the coding sequence ATGATTGAATTAACCGGATCTACTCTTACACTCGAACAAATGGAAGGTATTTTATATAAAGGGAATAAGGTAGTGTTAAATGCCAATGCATTGGAACGTGTTCAAAAGAGCAGAGAAGCGGTCGATAGGATTGTTCAGAATGACAAGACTGTGTATGGCATCAATACCGGTTTCGGCAAATTCAGCGATGTCAAAATCGACGAAAAGGATACGAAGGCTTTGCAGCTGCACTTGATCCGCTCACATGCATGCGGCGTCGGTGAACATTTTTCTGAAACTGTTTCACGGGCCATGGTCGTTCTGCGGTTGAATGCGCTAATGAAAGGATTCTCAGGAATCCGGGTTGAAGTGCTGGAACGGTTTGCTTTCATGGTGAATAACGGAATTCACCCGGTCATCCCGCAGCAAGGATCACTCGGAGCGTCAGGAGACCTTGCGCCGCTATCCCATTTGGCACTAGTTCTGTTAGGGGAAGGGTTCGTTTGGCGTGATGGGGGGCATATTCCGGCTGAGCGAGTGTGGAGGGAATTCGGGATGGAGCCGATTGTCCTTGAAGCAAAGGAGGGGCTTGCGTTAATTAACGGCACGCAAGCTATGACCGCGCAAGGCGCAGTCAATTACCTGGAGGCGGAAAAACTTGCGTACAGCAGCGAATGGATTGCCGCTATGACAATGGAAGCGTTGCATGGAATTACTGATGCTTTCCATCCCGCCATTCATGAAGCGCGCGGTTATAAAGAGCAAGTGGATGTCGCGTCGAGAATGTTGGATTGGCTAGATGATAGCCAATTGACAACGGTGCAGGGGGAAAAGCGTGTTCAGGACGCTTATTCAATCCGTTGTATTCCGCAAGTCCATGGAGCGAGCTGGCAAGTGCTTTCGTATGTGAAGGAAAAACTGGAGATTGAAATGAATGCGGCAACTGATAATCCGCTCATCTTTGAAGAAGGTGAGGTTGTCGTATCCGGAGGGAATTTCCATGGGCAACCGATCGCATTCGCGATGGACTTCTTGAAAATCGGTGTGGCTGAGCTCGCAAATATTTCCGAGCGCCGCATTGAGCGACTCGTCAATCCGCATTTAAATGAAGGCCTGCCACCTTTCCTTAGTCCACAGCCTGGGCTGCAATCGGGAGCTATGATATTGCAATACTCGGCAGCAAGCCTTGTGTCGGAAAACAAAACGTTGGCGCATCCAGCGTCCGTCGACTCAATTCCTTCATCCGGCAACCAAGAAGATCATGTGTCGATGGGGACAATCGGCTCAAGGCATGCACAGCAAATTATTAAGAATGCCAGAAATGTTTTAGCTATCGAAGCATTATGCGCAATGACCGGCTGCACGTTCCGAGGCGTCGAAAAAATGGCGCCGAAAACACGGAAGGCGTTGGAAGGTCTTCTGCATGTCGTAACCCCAATTGATGAAGACCGGGTTTTTGGACCGGATATTGAAAAGATCGCAGACTACTTGAATATGTGA
- a CDS encoding DUF4179 domain-containing protein has translation MKKWKEEIEKREVPAERLDQAIQIGFETAKRNRENKKRGFLKRGLWSTAVAAILMLVFVTSIRVSPAFANAVSSIPGFSGIVELIQDNKGIQMAIENEHYQIIGTTGETEGVKVTLEGIITDETSLIVFSKIENNKKHPERYLNRYRILDTDGKEIPNDQSFGTSWNPKNDLLATNTTEIKFKGPVPTEEMILEYRFADDIRDGQVIETIQIPFKVELKPVKREQYAVNKTVVVDGQKIHIHSITIGPIKTAVEVEYDAENTKKIFGFEDLQIVDEKGEVWSAIKNGSSASWSEDSPVISYFLQSNYFRDTQHLYLQFNKLMAMDKDEAELIIDTETQKILKQPRDERFNNLKITGSHLEIELKGGKGYYHDPFSTFYDVEGKALSPKSGSFYPGADDINYFGLELPDVEFKNPLKFPLHAYPSYIKGDVKIKIK, from the coding sequence TTGAAGAAGTGGAAAGAGGAAATTGAGAAGAGGGAAGTCCCTGCGGAACGATTGGACCAAGCTATACAAATCGGGTTCGAAACAGCTAAAAGAAATCGTGAAAATAAAAAACGTGGCTTTTTAAAACGTGGCTTGTGGTCTACAGCTGTAGCTGCCATTCTTATGCTCGTTTTTGTCACATCTATCCGAGTATCTCCTGCCTTTGCAAATGCCGTGTCATCGATTCCAGGATTTTCAGGAATTGTCGAGCTAATCCAAGACAATAAAGGAATTCAAATGGCAATTGAAAATGAGCACTACCAAATTATCGGGACAACAGGCGAAACAGAAGGCGTAAAAGTCACACTCGAAGGCATTATTACCGATGAAACGAGTTTGATCGTCTTTTCAAAAATCGAGAATAATAAAAAGCACCCTGAACGATATTTAAATAGATATCGAATACTCGATACCGACGGGAAGGAAATCCCAAATGATCAATCCTTTGGTACGTCGTGGAACCCCAAAAATGACTTATTAGCGACCAATACGACAGAGATTAAATTTAAGGGTCCAGTGCCGACAGAAGAAATGATTTTGGAGTATCGATTTGCTGATGACATTAGAGATGGTCAAGTAATTGAGACAATTCAAATCCCTTTTAAAGTGGAATTGAAACCCGTGAAAAGAGAACAATATGCAGTTAACAAAACTGTTGTCGTCGATGGACAGAAAATCCACATCCACTCAATCACAATTGGACCAATAAAGACAGCTGTGGAGGTAGAATACGACGCCGAAAATACGAAAAAAATCTTCGGATTCGAAGACTTGCAAATTGTGGATGAAAAAGGTGAGGTATGGAGCGCCATTAAAAACGGATCATCAGCAAGCTGGAGTGAAGATTCCCCTGTTATTAGTTACTTCCTGCAAAGTAATTATTTCAGGGATACGCAACATCTTTACCTCCAGTTCAACAAGCTGATGGCGATGGATAAAGACGAAGCCGAATTGATCATCGACACAGAGACGCAAAAGATCTTAAAGCAGCCAAGGGACGAAAGATTCAACAACTTAAAGATAACTGGCTCGCATTTGGAAATTGAATTGAAAGGCGGAAAAGGGTACTATCATGACCCGTTTTCAACTTTTTATGATGTAGAAGGCAAAGCACTTTCTCCGAAGTCTGGATCCTTTTACCCCGGTGCTGACGATATCAATTACTTTGGACTGGAATTGCCGGACGTGGAATTTAAAAATCCTTTGAAATTTCCATTGCACGCATATCCGTCCTACATTAAAGGCGACGTAAAAATCAAAATCAAGTAG
- a CDS encoding sigma-70 family RNA polymerase sigma factor has translation MAEQETEQEIAKRAIHGDDEAFLQLITLNKEALFRTALAYLKNEDDALDAVQEVTMRAFEKIKTLRMPEYAKTWLIRIMMNHCNDVLQKKKRYVFDEGMGELKGISDDFTYMEVEEALSHLSEKDRQLVHLKYLHDIKIKDIADMTSTPEGTVKTRLYKAVKSLRSFFDGKEEGQLAGRGKKIEEVERGN, from the coding sequence TTGGCTGAGCAAGAAACTGAGCAAGAAATTGCAAAAAGGGCCATTCATGGAGATGATGAGGCGTTTTTGCAGTTAATCACTTTGAATAAAGAAGCGCTTTTTAGAACAGCACTCGCCTATTTGAAAAACGAAGATGACGCGTTGGACGCTGTACAGGAAGTGACAATGCGCGCCTTTGAGAAAATAAAAACGTTGCGCATGCCGGAATATGCAAAGACATGGCTGATCCGGATTATGATGAATCATTGTAATGACGTCCTTCAAAAAAAGAAGCGTTATGTGTTTGATGAAGGCATGGGTGAATTAAAAGGGATTAGCGATGATTTCACATACATGGAAGTGGAAGAGGCACTTAGTCATTTATCAGAAAAAGATCGGCAATTAGTGCATCTCAAATATCTCCATGATATCAAAATCAAAGACATTGCCGATATGACATCTACGCCTGAAGGAACCGTGAAAACAAGGTTATATAAAGCAGTCAAATCATTACGATCATTTTTCGATGGAAAGGAGGAGGGTCAACTTGCCGGAAGAGGAAAGAAAATTGAAGAAGTGGAAAGAGGAAATTGA